Proteins encoded in a region of the Streptomyces sp. NBC_00258 genome:
- a CDS encoding YoaK family protein, with protein sequence MSSEETEKTGDTGEPGKTDEKADERTDTRTSDPAPKPDPEARGLRLAPVLLALTVVSGLIDAVSYLGLEHVFTANMTGNVVVLGFAAAGAPGFSVSHTLTSLGTFLVGAVAGGRIAVRLGKGSRRTWARLTLAAEAVLVGAASVVAFAAPDATATVYTLIAVTAFAMGLRNATVRKLGVPDLTTTVLTMTLTGLASDSRAAGGTAHHSPRRTASVIAMLAGALLGAWLVLHHGLAIPLLVAAGVVGVLAVMASGRE encoded by the coding sequence ACGGACACGCGAACGTCCGACCCCGCACCCAAGCCCGACCCCGAGGCGCGCGGACTGCGGCTCGCGCCCGTGCTGCTGGCCCTGACCGTGGTCAGCGGGCTGATCGACGCGGTGAGCTATCTCGGCCTCGAACACGTCTTCACGGCGAACATGACCGGCAACGTGGTCGTGCTGGGGTTCGCCGCCGCCGGCGCACCCGGCTTCTCGGTGTCGCACACGCTGACGTCGCTGGGCACCTTCCTGGTGGGCGCGGTGGCGGGCGGCCGCATCGCGGTACGCCTGGGCAAGGGATCCCGCCGGACCTGGGCCCGCCTCACGCTGGCCGCGGAGGCGGTACTGGTCGGCGCGGCCTCCGTGGTCGCCTTCGCCGCACCCGACGCGACCGCAACCGTCTACACCCTCATCGCGGTGACGGCCTTCGCGATGGGCCTGCGCAACGCGACCGTGCGCAAACTGGGCGTCCCCGACCTGACGACCACCGTCCTGACCATGACCCTGACGGGCCTCGCGAGCGACTCCCGCGCCGCGGGCGGCACCGCCCACCACTCCCCCCGCCGCACGGCATCGGTGATCGCGATGCTCGCGGGCGCCCTGCTCGGCGCTTGGCTGGTACTCCACCACGGCCTGGCCATTCCGCTGCTGGTCGCGGCGGGAGTGGTGGGGGTGCTGGCGGTCATGGCTTCGGGGCGGGAGTGA
- a CDS encoding steroid 3-ketoacyl-CoA thiolase: MAAEPVIVEAVRTPIGRRGGALANLHPAYLLGETYRELLGRTGIQADCVEQVVGGAVTHAGEQSGNPARTAWLAMGLPYETAATTVNAQCGSSQQASHMVANMVAAGVIDVGISCGVEVMSRVPLGAASKHGPGKPTPDEWNVDLPNQFEAAERIARHRGLTRENVDSLGLISQERAAAAWAEERFKRETFAVQVPTTEDEQRAGQGMWRLVDRDEGLRDTSMEALAGLKPVMPTAVHTAGNSSQISDGASALMWASKRMARALKLRPRARIVAQALVGSDPHFHLDGPIDATKAVLGKAGMSLKDIDVIEVNEAFASVVLSWAQVFEQDLEKVNVNGGAIALGHPVGATGARLITTALHELERRDKEFALITMCAGGALATGTIIQRL; this comes from the coding sequence ATGGCCGCGGAACCCGTGATCGTAGAAGCCGTGCGCACCCCCATCGGCAGGCGCGGCGGCGCGCTCGCCAACCTGCACCCCGCCTATCTACTGGGTGAGACCTACCGAGAACTCCTCGGCCGTACGGGGATCCAGGCGGACTGCGTCGAGCAGGTCGTCGGCGGAGCCGTCACCCATGCCGGCGAGCAGTCCGGCAACCCCGCCCGTACCGCGTGGCTCGCGATGGGCCTGCCGTACGAGACGGCGGCGACGACCGTGAACGCGCAGTGCGGATCCTCGCAGCAGGCCTCCCACATGGTCGCCAACATGGTCGCGGCGGGCGTCATCGACGTCGGGATCAGCTGTGGCGTCGAGGTCATGTCCCGAGTGCCGCTCGGAGCCGCCTCCAAGCACGGCCCGGGGAAGCCGACCCCTGACGAGTGGAACGTAGACCTTCCCAACCAGTTCGAGGCCGCCGAGCGGATCGCCCGTCATCGGGGGCTGACTCGCGAGAACGTGGACTCGCTGGGCCTCATCTCGCAGGAGCGGGCCGCGGCGGCGTGGGCGGAGGAGCGCTTCAAGCGGGAGACGTTCGCCGTGCAGGTCCCCACGACCGAGGACGAGCAGCGGGCCGGGCAGGGCATGTGGCGCCTGGTCGACCGGGACGAGGGGCTGCGCGACACGTCCATGGAGGCCCTGGCCGGCCTGAAGCCGGTCATGCCGACGGCGGTCCACACGGCGGGCAACTCGTCGCAGATCTCCGACGGCGCGTCTGCCCTGATGTGGGCGTCGAAGCGGATGGCGCGGGCGCTGAAGCTGCGCCCGCGGGCGCGGATCGTGGCTCAGGCCCTGGTGGGGTCGGACCCGCACTTCCACCTCGACGGCCCGATCGACGCCACGAAGGCGGTTCTCGGCAAGGCGGGGATGTCGCTGAAGGACATCGACGTCATCGAGGTCAACGAGGCCTTCGCGTCAGTGGTGTTGAGCTGGGCGCAGGTCTTCGAACAGGACCTGGAGAAGGTGAACGTCAACGGCGGCGCGATCGCGCTCGGGCACCCCGTTGGGGCCACGGGGGCGCGGCTCATCACCACGGCTCTCCATGAACTGGAGCGCAGGGACAAGGAGTTCGCGCTCATCACGATGTGCGCGGGCGGGGCGCTGGCGACCGGGACGATCATTCAGCGGTTGTGA
- a CDS encoding DUF397 domain-containing protein produces the protein MSTPTPVEAAPPSAPPRHSKNPAGPVLTLGPATFTTFVNWTTTAVTHNR, from the coding sequence CTGTCCACGCCAACGCCCGTCGAAGCGGCTCCGCCCTCCGCCCCTCCCCGACACTCGAAGAACCCGGCGGGGCCCGTCCTCACCCTCGGCCCCGCCACCTTCACCACGTTCGTCAACTGGACGACAACGGCAGTGACTCACAACCGCTGA
- a CDS encoding cytochrome P450 yields MTCPALPDGFDFTDPDVLHHRVPFPEFAELRRTEPVRWIPQPPNLAGFGDEGYWAVTRHADVKYVSTHPELFSSTLNTAIIRFNEHIERDAIDAQRLILLNMDPPEHTRVRQIVQRGFTPRAIRALEDNLRGRAGRIVETALANAGPGGSFDFVTEVACELPLQAIAELIGIPQEDRAKIFDWSNKMIAYDDPEYAITEEVGQESATEILAYAMNMSADRKQCPAKDIVSTLVAAEDEGNLGSDEFGFFVLMLAVAGNETTRNAITHGMHAFLTHADQWDLYKRERPATAAEEIVRWATPVVSFQRTATQDTELGGKQIRKGDRVGIFYSSANNDPEVFDSPEVFDITRDPNPHLGFGGGGPHFCLGKSLATLEIDLIFNAIADAMPGLRLVGDPRRLRSAWINGVKELQVSAG; encoded by the coding sequence ATGACCTGTCCAGCGCTGCCCGACGGGTTCGATTTCACCGACCCCGACGTGCTGCACCACCGCGTGCCCTTCCCGGAGTTCGCCGAGCTGCGTCGGACCGAACCGGTCCGCTGGATCCCCCAGCCGCCCAATCTCGCCGGTTTCGGGGACGAGGGCTACTGGGCCGTCACCCGGCACGCCGACGTCAAGTACGTGTCCACGCACCCCGAGTTGTTCTCGTCCACCCTCAACACCGCGATCATCCGCTTCAACGAGCACATCGAGCGCGACGCGATCGACGCCCAGCGGCTGATCCTGCTGAACATGGACCCGCCCGAGCACACCCGGGTCCGCCAGATCGTCCAGCGCGGCTTCACCCCGCGGGCGATCCGCGCCCTGGAGGACAACCTGCGCGGCCGCGCGGGACGGATCGTCGAGACCGCGCTGGCGAACGCGGGCCCCGGTGGTTCCTTCGACTTCGTGACCGAGGTCGCCTGCGAACTGCCCCTCCAGGCGATAGCCGAGCTGATCGGCATCCCGCAGGAGGACCGCGCCAAGATCTTCGACTGGTCCAACAAGATGATCGCGTACGACGACCCGGAGTACGCCATCACCGAGGAGGTCGGCCAGGAGTCGGCCACCGAGATCCTCGCCTACGCGATGAACATGTCCGCCGACCGCAAGCAGTGCCCGGCCAAGGACATCGTCAGCACCCTGGTCGCCGCCGAGGACGAGGGCAACCTCGGCTCGGACGAGTTCGGCTTCTTCGTGCTGATGCTGGCCGTCGCGGGCAACGAGACGACCCGAAACGCCATCACCCACGGCATGCACGCCTTCCTCACCCACGCCGACCAGTGGGACCTCTACAAGCGGGAGCGCCCGGCGACCGCCGCCGAGGAGATCGTCCGCTGGGCGACACCGGTCGTCTCCTTCCAGCGCACGGCGACCCAGGACACCGAACTGGGCGGCAAGCAGATCAGGAAGGGCGACCGCGTCGGCATCTTCTACTCCTCCGCCAACAACGACCCGGAGGTCTTCGACTCACCGGAGGTCTTCGACATCACCCGCGACCCGAACCCGCACCTCGGCTTCGGGGGCGGCGGCCCGCACTTCTGCCTCGGCAAGTCGCTGGCCACCCTGGAGATCGACCTGATCTTCAACGCGATCGCCGACGCGATGCCCGGCCTCAGGCTGGTCGGCGACCCTCGCCGGCTGCGCTCGGCATGGATCAACGGCGTCAAGGAACTGCAGGTCAGCGCCGGTTGA